One stretch of Musicola paradisiaca NCPPB 2511 DNA includes these proteins:
- a CDS encoding aldo/keto reductase, whose protein sequence is MTSKKVTFPCGVSIPAIGQGTWFMGEQAGRRADEVRALQAGIEQGMTLIDTAEMYAEGGAEVVVGEAICGRRDSVFLVSKVYPHNAGGAKAEAACERSLKRLRTDYIDLYLLHWRGGIPLPDTIAAMEKLQRQGKIRHWGVSNLDVDDMQELWEYQGGGHCQTNQVLYHLASRGIEYDLLPWCRQHQLPVMAYCPLAQAGTLRNNLFGNSAIVRVAEQYGLTPAHVLLAWAIRHPGVIAIPKASSVAHVRENAAAMSVTLNDEALALLEQAFPAPRRKMPLDIV, encoded by the coding sequence ATGACAAGCAAAAAGGTAACGTTCCCCTGTGGGGTAAGCATACCGGCTATAGGTCAGGGAACCTGGTTTATGGGGGAGCAGGCTGGCCGGCGCGCTGATGAGGTTAGGGCGCTACAAGCCGGCATCGAGCAGGGGATGACGCTTATCGATACGGCGGAAATGTATGCGGAAGGCGGCGCTGAAGTGGTGGTCGGCGAAGCGATTTGCGGCCGGCGCGATTCGGTGTTTCTGGTGTCGAAGGTTTATCCGCACAACGCGGGCGGCGCTAAAGCCGAAGCCGCTTGCGAGCGCAGTCTGAAGCGCTTACGAACGGATTACATCGATTTATATTTGTTGCACTGGCGTGGCGGCATTCCCTTGCCGGACACCATTGCCGCCATGGAGAAGTTACAGCGTCAGGGGAAGATTCGGCATTGGGGCGTCTCTAACCTGGATGTGGATGACATGCAGGAACTTTGGGAATATCAGGGGGGAGGCCACTGTCAGACGAATCAGGTTCTGTATCACTTAGCGTCCAGGGGCATTGAGTATGATTTGCTGCCCTGGTGTCGGCAACACCAGCTGCCGGTGATGGCTTATTGCCCGTTAGCGCAGGCCGGAACATTACGCAACAACCTATTCGGGAATTCAGCCATCGTTCGTGTTGCAGAGCAGTATGGGCTGACGCCGGCACACGTTTTACTGGCATGGGCGATTCGTCATCCCGGTGTGATCGCGATCCCTAAAGCCAGCTCGGTAGCTCATGTCAGGGAGAATGCCGCTGCTATGTCGGTGACGCTGAACGATGAGGCGCTTGCGCTATTGGAACAGGCGTTTCCCGCGCCTCGCCGCAAGATGCCGCTGGATATCGTGTAA
- the ansA gene encoding asparaginase: MQRKSIYVAYTGGTIGMQRSEHGYIPVSGHLQQQLAQMPEFHRPEMPVFTIHEYTPLIDSSDMTPSDWQSIADDIRQHYDEYDGFVILHGTDTMAFTASALSFMLENLSKPVIVTGSQIPLAELRSDGQTNLLNALYVAANYPVNEVSLFFNNKLLRGNRTTKAHADGFDAFASPNFPPLLEAGIHIRRITPPAQTIEQSTLLVHPITPQPIGVVTIYPGISADVVSNFLLQPVKALILRSYGVGNAPQSSGLLNELRQAYDRGIVVVNLTQCISGRVNMGGYATGNALAQAGVISGFDMTVEAALTKLHYLLSRNDLSPDEIRQLMQQNLRGELSDND, from the coding sequence ATGCAAAGAAAATCCATTTATGTCGCCTATACCGGTGGAACCATCGGCATGCAACGTTCAGAACACGGCTATATTCCGGTGTCTGGTCATCTGCAACAGCAACTGGCGCAGATGCCGGAATTTCATCGTCCGGAGATGCCTGTATTCACCATTCATGAATATACGCCGCTGATCGATTCTTCCGACATGACACCATCGGACTGGCAATCGATCGCCGATGATATTCGTCAGCATTACGACGAATATGATGGCTTCGTTATTCTGCATGGTACCGATACCATGGCGTTTACCGCCTCTGCACTCTCGTTCATGCTGGAAAATTTGTCCAAACCGGTCATTGTGACGGGGTCACAAATCCCGCTCGCCGAACTGCGATCCGACGGCCAAACCAACTTGCTGAACGCGCTCTATGTCGCCGCCAACTACCCCGTCAATGAAGTCAGCCTGTTTTTCAACAACAAGTTGCTGCGCGGCAATCGCACAACCAAAGCGCACGCAGACGGTTTTGATGCCTTTGCTTCCCCTAATTTTCCGCCCTTGTTGGAAGCCGGCATCCACATTCGCCGCATCACACCTCCCGCTCAGACCATTGAGCAGAGCACGCTGCTCGTCCACCCCATCACACCCCAGCCTATCGGCGTTGTCACCATCTATCCCGGCATTTCCGCCGATGTGGTGAGCAACTTTCTGCTTCAACCGGTAAAAGCGCTAATACTGCGTTCCTATGGCGTAGGGAACGCGCCGCAAAGCAGTGGACTACTGAACGAACTACGCCAGGCTTATGACCGCGGCATCGTGGTGGTCAATCTGACGCAATGTATCTCTGGGCGAGTCAATATGGGGGGATATGCAACCGGTAATGCTCTCGCTCAGGCAGGGGTTATCAGTGGCTTCGACATGACGGTTGAAGCCGCGCTGACGAAACTGCATTATTTGTTGAGCAGAAATGATCTCTCGCCGGATGAAATTCGCCAGCTTATGCAGCAGAATCTGCGCGGTGAATTGAGCGACAACGATTGA
- a CDS encoding YeaC family protein, producing MHIDDLISVMTPEIYQRLVTAVELGKWPDGVALSAEQKENALQAVMLWQSRHNTEADHMTINTQGEIEMKSKQELKQRFAGETIARLKP from the coding sequence ATGCACATTGATGACTTAATTAGCGTCATGACTCCGGAGATTTATCAGCGGCTTGTTACGGCGGTTGAACTGGGCAAGTGGCCGGATGGCGTCGCGCTCAGCGCGGAACAGAAAGAAAATGCCTTGCAGGCAGTGATGTTGTGGCAATCTCGCCACAATACGGAAGCCGATCATATGACCATCAATACCCAGGGCGAAATCGAGATGAAGAGTAAGCAGGAGCTCAAACAACGTTTTGCCGGGGAGACGATCGCCAGGCTCAAGCCATAA
- the pncA gene encoding bifunctional nicotinamidase/pyrazinamidase has product MNKALLLIDVQNDFCPGGALAVADGDRVVDVANLAIDAAIKANITVIASQDWHPANHRSFAVNSGTEIGAMGDLDGLTQIWWPVHCVQNQPGAEFHPRLNQNAIEWVVRKGVQPDIDSYSAFFDNGHRASTGLHDWLHRRRITQLTIIGLATDYCVKYTVLDALELGYQTEVLVDGCRGVNLHPNDSQNALNEMSQRGATLIDLAHFINAPA; this is encoded by the coding sequence ATGAACAAGGCTCTGCTCCTTATTGATGTGCAAAACGACTTCTGCCCCGGCGGCGCACTCGCCGTCGCCGACGGCGATCGCGTGGTCGACGTTGCAAATCTGGCGATAGACGCCGCGATAAAAGCCAATATCACCGTGATTGCCAGCCAGGACTGGCATCCGGCGAATCATCGCAGTTTTGCCGTGAACTCAGGAACGGAGATCGGAGCAATGGGCGATCTCGACGGGTTAACGCAAATTTGGTGGCCGGTTCACTGTGTTCAAAACCAACCTGGCGCGGAGTTTCATCCCCGACTGAACCAAAATGCGATTGAATGGGTAGTGCGTAAAGGGGTTCAGCCTGATATCGACAGCTACAGCGCCTTTTTCGACAACGGCCACCGCGCCAGTACCGGCTTGCACGACTGGCTCCATCGCCGCCGCATCACCCAATTAACCATCATCGGGCTGGCGACAGATTACTGTGTCAAATATACCGTACTGGATGCTCTGGAATTGGGTTATCAAACCGAGGTACTGGTCGATGGTTGTCGCGGCGTCAATCTGCACCCAAACGACAGCCAGAACGCGCTGAACGAGATGTCGCAACGTGGCGCTACGCTGATTGATTTGGCGCATTTCATCAATGCCCCCGCCTGA
- the msrB gene encoding peptide-methionine (R)-S-oxide reductase MsrB, protein MTKLPLNQRNPETLTEIQRYVTQQRGTEAPFTGKLLHNRRTGVYHCLCCHQPLFESMHKYDSGCGWPSFDQPCTTESVRYLDDYSHHMHRIEIRCGHCDAHLGHVFPDGPQDSTGERYCVNSASLSFVDAENNQQTDG, encoded by the coding sequence ATGACTAAATTACCCCTGAATCAGCGTAATCCTGAGACGTTAACGGAGATACAGCGCTATGTCACCCAGCAACGCGGTACCGAAGCACCCTTCACCGGCAAGTTGCTTCATAACCGGCGTACCGGCGTTTACCACTGTTTGTGTTGCCATCAACCGCTCTTTGAGTCGATGCACAAATATGACTCCGGGTGTGGCTGGCCCAGCTTTGATCAACCTTGTACTACCGAGTCGGTGCGTTATCTGGACGACTATTCTCATCATATGCACCGTATTGAAATCCGTTGCGGCCACTGTGATGCCCACCTTGGACATGTATTCCCAGATGGCCCGCAGGATTCGACCGGTGAGCGCTACTGCGTTAACTCTGCATCACTCAGCTTTGTTGATGCGGAAAATAATCAGCAGACTGATGGTTAA
- the gapA gene encoding glyceraldehyde-3-phosphate dehydrogenase: protein MTIKVGINGFGRIGRIVFRAAQERSDIEIVAINDLLDAEYMAYMLKYDSTHGRFNGTVEVKNGNLVVNGKTIRVTAERDPASLKWNDVGVDVVAEATGIFLTDETARKHIQAGAKKVVLTGPSKDNTPMFVMGVNHTAYAGQDIVSNASCTTNCLAPLAKVINDKFGIVEALMTTVHATTATQKTVDGPSHKDWRGGRGASQNIIPSSTGAAKAVGKVIPALNGKLTGMAFRVPTPNVSVVDLTARLEKPATYKEICEAIKAASEGELKGVLGYTEDDVVSTDFNGEKLTSVFDAKAGIALSDTFVKLVSWYDNETGYSNKVLDLIAHISK from the coding sequence ATGACTATCAAAGTAGGTATCAACGGATTTGGCCGTATTGGCCGTATTGTTTTCCGCGCTGCGCAAGAACGTTCTGACATCGAAATCGTTGCAATCAACGATCTGTTGGACGCGGAATACATGGCGTACATGCTGAAATATGACTCTACTCATGGACGTTTCAACGGCACGGTTGAAGTGAAAAATGGCAATCTGGTCGTTAACGGCAAAACTATCCGTGTTACCGCAGAAAGAGATCCGGCTAGCCTGAAATGGAACGACGTTGGCGTTGATGTGGTTGCTGAAGCAACCGGTATTTTCCTGACTGACGAAACCGCACGCAAACACATTCAGGCTGGTGCCAAGAAAGTTGTTCTGACGGGTCCGTCCAAAGACAATACCCCGATGTTCGTAATGGGTGTTAACCACACCGCTTACGCTGGTCAGGATATCGTTTCCAACGCATCTTGTACCACTAACTGCCTGGCGCCGCTGGCGAAAGTCATCAACGACAAATTCGGCATCGTTGAAGCGCTGATGACTACCGTTCACGCCACCACCGCTACTCAGAAAACCGTTGACGGCCCGTCTCACAAAGACTGGCGCGGCGGTCGCGGCGCGTCCCAGAACATTATCCCGTCCTCTACCGGTGCTGCCAAAGCGGTAGGTAAAGTTATCCCTGCGCTGAACGGCAAACTGACCGGTATGGCGTTCCGTGTTCCGACGCCGAACGTATCCGTGGTTGACCTGACTGCACGTCTGGAAAAACCGGCTACATACAAAGAAATCTGTGAAGCCATCAAAGCCGCGTCCGAAGGCGAATTGAAAGGCGTGCTGGGTTACACAGAAGACGACGTTGTATCTACCGATTTCAACGGCGAAAAACTGACTTCCGTATTCGACGCCAAAGCCGGTATCGCACTGAGCGACACGTTTGTGAAACTGGTTTCCTGGTACGACAACGAAACCGGTTATTCCAACAAGGTTCTGGATCTGATCGCCCACATCTCCAAATAA
- the sppA gene encoding signal peptide peptidase SppA: MRTMWRIFSGLFKWGWRLLNFIREFILNLFLLALILIAVGIYSQFKTAQVVEPTRGALLFDLSGIVVDKPSINNKLRQLGREFFGVAPNRRQENSLFDIVDTIRQAKDDNNITGMVMDLSDFSGADQPSLQYIGKALREFRDAGKPIFAIGDNFTQAQYYLASFANKIYLTPQGNVDLHGFATNNLYYKTLLDKLKVSTHIFRVGTYKSAVEPFIRDDMSPAAREADSRWVSLLWQNYLNTVAANRQITAQQLFPGADGLLKNLRAVEGDTARYALENKLVDEVATRPAIEQSLVKAFGWDAKNKNFNATSIYDYKPNNPVADSNEIAVIFANGTIVDGPETPGFVGGDTTADQIREARLDPKIKAVVLRVNSPGGSVSASELIRAELAAVRQAGKPVVVSMGGMAASGGYWISTPASAIIASPSTLTGSIGIFGVLTTFENSLDSVGVHTDGVATSPLADLAETKGLPSETAQLMQINIERGYKTFVSLVAQSRKKTPEDVDAIAQGHVWIGSDAKANGLVDQLGDFDDAVKKAADLAGLEHYQLSWFTENADLFSVMFSQIRGSVYAMLPTALQAALPAPAVRLAETVQTQISALNALNDPQNRYALCLTCGEVR; encoded by the coding sequence ATGCGCACAATGTGGCGAATTTTCAGCGGATTATTCAAGTGGGGATGGCGCCTGCTGAATTTTATTCGCGAGTTTATCCTCAACCTGTTCCTGCTTGCCCTGATCCTCATCGCTGTCGGTATATACAGCCAGTTCAAAACCGCCCAGGTTGTCGAACCCACTCGCGGCGCCCTGCTGTTCGATCTGTCGGGGATCGTGGTGGACAAGCCGTCCATCAATAACAAATTACGCCAACTGGGTCGGGAATTCTTTGGCGTCGCGCCGAACCGCCGCCAGGAAAATTCGCTATTCGATATCGTCGATACCATCCGGCAGGCGAAAGACGACAACAACATTACCGGCATGGTGATGGATCTGTCTGATTTTTCTGGTGCCGATCAACCCTCGCTGCAATATATCGGCAAGGCATTGCGTGAATTCCGTGATGCGGGCAAGCCTATTTTCGCCATCGGCGATAACTTCACACAGGCGCAATACTACCTCGCCAGCTTCGCCAACAAGATCTACCTGACGCCGCAGGGCAATGTCGACCTGCACGGTTTCGCCACCAATAACCTCTATTACAAGACGTTGCTGGACAAACTCAAAGTCAGCACACATATCTTCCGGGTCGGGACGTACAAGTCCGCCGTCGAGCCGTTCATTCGCGACGACATGTCGCCTGCCGCGCGCGAGGCCGACAGCCGTTGGGTATCCCTACTCTGGCAAAACTACCTGAATACGGTAGCAGCCAACCGTCAGATCACCGCGCAACAACTCTTTCCCGGCGCCGACGGTTTGCTGAAAAACTTGCGTGCCGTGGAGGGTGATACGGCACGTTATGCACTTGAGAACAAGCTGGTGGATGAAGTAGCGACACGCCCGGCCATCGAACAATCGCTGGTCAAAGCATTCGGTTGGGATGCTAAAAACAAGAATTTCAACGCCACCAGCATTTATGACTATAAGCCGAATAATCCCGTCGCGGACAGCAACGAAATTGCCGTCATTTTCGCCAACGGTACAATCGTCGACGGCCCGGAGACGCCCGGATTCGTTGGCGGAGACACCACGGCGGATCAGATCCGCGAAGCCCGTCTGGATCCCAAAATCAAAGCGGTGGTGTTACGTGTCAATAGCCCTGGCGGCAGCGTTTCCGCCTCGGAATTGATCCGGGCGGAGCTGGCGGCGGTACGTCAGGCAGGCAAACCGGTCGTGGTATCCATGGGGGGAATGGCCGCATCCGGCGGTTATTGGATCTCAACGCCTGCCAGCGCCATTATTGCCAGCCCGAGCACATTGACGGGCTCCATCGGCATTTTTGGCGTACTGACTACGTTTGAGAACTCGCTGGATAGCGTCGGCGTGCATACGGATGGCGTCGCAACGTCGCCATTGGCCGATTTAGCCGAAACCAAAGGATTACCGTCCGAAACGGCGCAATTGATGCAAATCAACATCGAGCGTGGTTATAAAACCTTCGTCTCACTGGTCGCTCAGTCCCGTAAAAAAACACCGGAAGATGTGGATGCCATCGCACAGGGCCATGTCTGGATCGGTAGCGACGCCAAAGCTAACGGCCTGGTCGATCAGTTGGGCGATTTTGACGATGCGGTGAAAAAAGCAGCGGATCTGGCCGGTCTGGAGCACTATCAATTAAGCTGGTTCACTGAAAACGCCGATCTGTTTTCTGTGATGTTCAGCCAGATCAGAGGTTCGGTCTACGCCATGTTGCCCACAGCGCTGCAAGCTGCGCTGCCCGCACCGGCGGTTCGTCTGGCGGAAACCGTGCAGACACAGATTTCGGCGCTGAACGCCCTTAACGATCCACAAAATCGTTACGCACTTTGCCTGACCTGCGGCGAAGTTCGTTAA
- a CDS encoding DNA topoisomerase III, with translation MRLFIAEKPSLARAIADVLPKPQRRGEGFIACGQHDVVTWCVGHLLEQAEPERYDPRYARWTLADLPIVPQKWLLQPRPSVSKQLKAIGQLLKQADEIVHAGDPDREGQLLVDEVLEYLALSEEKRGQVRRCLINDLNPQAVERAISRLRENREFVPLCVSALARSRADWLYGINMTRAYTLLGRNAGYDGVLSVGRVQTPVLGLVVRRDEEIENFVPRDYFEVKAHIVTPAEERFVAMWQPSESCEPYQDEEGRLLHRPLAEHVARRIEGQPAQVIAYNDKRESETAPLPYSLSALQIEAAKRYGLSAQQVLDICQKLYETHKLITYPRSDCRYLPEEHFAGRQAVMNAIAAHRPDMLPQPAVDSERRNRCWDDSKVDAHHAIIPTARSARVTLTESENQVYGLVARQYLMQFCADAVFRKCVIELEIAGGKFVAKARFLAEAGWRTLLGGKERDEDNEGTPLPVVSKGDALLCERGEVVDRQTQPPRPFTDATLLSAMTGIARFVQDKDLKKILRATDGLGTEATRAGIIELLFKRAFLFKKGRSIHATEAGRALIHALPPSAAHPDMTAHWESTLTQISEKRCRYQDFMQPLTQSLYSLIQQAQQTSNMSMFSGLPPTKRATAKRRKPSSRAKEQQS, from the coding sequence ATGCGTTTGTTTATTGCCGAAAAACCCAGCCTGGCCCGAGCTATCGCCGATGTGTTGCCCAAGCCGCAGCGACGTGGCGAAGGGTTCATTGCCTGCGGGCAACATGATGTGGTGACTTGGTGCGTCGGGCATTTGCTGGAACAGGCGGAGCCTGAGCGCTACGATCCTCGCTATGCACGCTGGACGCTGGCGGATCTGCCCATCGTGCCGCAGAAATGGCTGTTGCAACCGAGGCCTTCCGTCAGTAAGCAGTTGAAGGCGATCGGGCAACTGCTAAAGCAGGCCGATGAGATTGTTCATGCCGGCGACCCGGATCGTGAAGGGCAACTGCTGGTGGATGAAGTGCTGGAGTATCTGGCGCTGTCTGAAGAAAAACGCGGCCAGGTACGCCGTTGTTTGATTAACGATCTCAATCCCCAGGCGGTGGAACGCGCAATCTCGCGCCTGCGTGAAAACCGCGAATTTGTCCCGCTGTGCGTGTCGGCATTAGCCCGTTCCCGCGCCGATTGGTTGTACGGGATCAATATGACCCGCGCGTATACGCTGTTGGGGCGGAATGCCGGGTATGACGGCGTATTGTCGGTGGGGCGGGTGCAGACGCCGGTGCTGGGGTTGGTGGTTCGGCGCGACGAGGAAATAGAAAATTTTGTGCCCCGCGACTACTTCGAAGTTAAGGCGCACATCGTCACACCGGCGGAAGAGCGCTTCGTCGCGATGTGGCAACCCAGCGAATCCTGTGAGCCTTATCAGGATGAAGAAGGGCGGCTGCTGCATCGGCCACTGGCGGAGCATGTGGCGCGTCGAATTGAAGGGCAGCCGGCGCAAGTCATTGCGTATAATGATAAACGGGAATCAGAAACTGCGCCGTTGCCGTATTCGTTGTCCGCGCTGCAGATAGAAGCGGCTAAACGATATGGGCTGAGCGCACAGCAAGTGCTGGATATTTGCCAGAAACTGTATGAAACCCACAAACTGATTACCTACCCACGTTCAGATTGTCGCTACCTGCCGGAAGAACATTTCGCCGGGCGGCAGGCGGTAATGAATGCGATTGCGGCGCACCGGCCGGATATGCTGCCGCAGCCTGCCGTGGATAGTGAGCGCCGTAATCGTTGTTGGGATGACAGCAAGGTGGATGCGCATCACGCGATTATTCCTACGGCACGCAGCGCTCGCGTTACGCTGACGGAATCGGAAAACCAGGTTTATGGGCTGGTCGCCCGCCAGTATCTGATGCAGTTTTGCGCCGATGCGGTATTCCGTAAATGCGTGATTGAACTGGAGATTGCCGGCGGCAAGTTTGTGGCCAAGGCGCGGTTTTTGGCTGAAGCCGGTTGGCGGACACTGCTTGGCGGCAAAGAGCGGGATGAGGACAACGAAGGTACGCCGTTGCCGGTGGTTTCCAAAGGCGATGCGCTGTTGTGTGAACGCGGTGAGGTGGTCGATCGCCAGACGCAGCCGCCACGGCCATTCACCGATGCCACGTTACTGTCCGCCATGACCGGTATCGCACGCTTTGTTCAGGATAAGGATTTGAAGAAAATTCTGCGGGCGACGGATGGCTTGGGGACGGAAGCGACCCGAGCCGGTATCATCGAATTGCTGTTTAAACGCGCATTTTTGTTCAAGAAGGGGCGTTCTATTCACGCGACGGAAGCGGGCAGAGCGCTTATTCATGCCTTGCCGCCCAGCGCCGCCCACCCGGATATGACTGCCCATTGGGAGTCGACGCTGACGCAAATCAGCGAGAAACGCTGCCGTTATCAGGATTTCATGCAACCGCTCACGCAGTCGCTCTATTCTCTGATTCAGCAAGCGCAACAGACGAGTAATATGAGTATGTTCAGCGGGTTGCCGCCGACGAAACGGGCAACCGCAAAACGGCGCAAGCCATCGTCCAGGGCAAAGGAGCAACAGTCATGA
- the xthA gene encoding exodeoxyribonuclease III: MKFVSFNINGLRARPHQLAAVIEQHQPDVIGLQETKVHDDVFPLEDVAKFGYHVFYHGQKGHYGVAMLTRNTPLAVRRGFPTDEEDAQRRIIMADLETPLGTLTVINGYFPQGESRDHPVKFPAKTRFYQDLQHYLEHHHNAEQPVLIMGDMNISPTDLDIGIGEDSRKRWLRTGKCSFLPEEREWMLRLQDWGLVDTFRAQNPECRDRFSWFDYRSSGFDDNRGLRIDLILASQPLASRCSATGIDYAIRSMEKPSDHAPIWAEFAF; this comes from the coding sequence ATGAAGTTTGTCTCTTTTAATATCAATGGGCTGCGTGCCAGGCCTCATCAGTTGGCTGCAGTGATCGAGCAACATCAGCCGGATGTCATCGGTTTGCAGGAAACCAAAGTGCATGATGATGTCTTTCCGCTGGAGGATGTCGCCAAATTCGGGTATCACGTTTTCTATCACGGGCAAAAAGGCCATTACGGCGTTGCAATGCTGACCCGCAACACGCCGCTTGCCGTCAGACGCGGTTTTCCGACCGATGAAGAAGATGCCCAACGCCGCATTATCATGGCCGATCTTGAAACGCCGTTGGGAACGCTCACCGTCATCAATGGCTATTTCCCTCAGGGGGAAAGCCGTGACCATCCGGTCAAGTTTCCTGCCAAAACACGTTTTTATCAGGATCTGCAACACTACCTCGAACACCACCACAACGCGGAGCAACCGGTATTGATCATGGGGGATATGAACATCAGCCCCACCGATCTGGATATCGGGATCGGCGAAGATAGCCGCAAACGTTGGCTGCGAACCGGTAAATGCTCATTTTTACCGGAAGAGCGGGAATGGATGTTGCGTTTGCAGGACTGGGGGCTGGTCGACACATTCCGGGCCCAAAATCCGGAATGCCGGGATCGTTTTTCCTGGTTCGACTACCGTTCAAGCGGCTTCGATGACAACCGTGGGTTACGTATCGATCTCATCCTTGCCAGTCAACCGCTGGCCAGCCGCTGTAGCGCCACCGGGATCGACTACGCGATCCGTTCGATGGAAAAACCCTCGGATCATGCCCCGATATGGGCGGAGTTTGCCTTCTGA
- a CDS encoding DUF1496 domain-containing protein, with protein sequence MTSLVVAGCIGLPTWAHAVSSSVSSTTSTVGTGSSRVNPDVVVTVPPQVIWGNGNGAAQQNATNCIRCCIYQNQSYSEGAVVKAEGVLLQCAEDKQRLSTNNLVWRIVKQ encoded by the coding sequence ATGACATCATTAGTGGTGGCGGGGTGTATCGGGTTGCCGACGTGGGCGCACGCGGTTTCTTCATCGGTAAGCTCAACCACATCCACTGTCGGCACTGGATCGTCGCGGGTTAATCCCGACGTGGTCGTCACGGTGCCGCCGCAGGTGATCTGGGGAAATGGTAACGGCGCTGCCCAGCAAAACGCCACCAATTGTATACGCTGTTGTATTTATCAGAATCAAAGTTACTCGGAAGGCGCGGTCGTCAAGGCGGAAGGCGTATTGTTACAGTGCGCGGAAGATAAACAGCGGCTGAGTACGAATAATCTGGTATGGCGTATCGTCAAGCAGTAA
- a CDS encoding D-hexose-6-phosphate mutarotase — MNDSIYSLPIIDTITAHISQRQLDQLPLIVVEHPKVRAAVALQGAHLLSWQPQGEAPVLWISENTPFEDGVAIRGGVPICFPWFGPVSQPNHGFGRLLPWEFTAHSEDEHGVTLSFTLRDTEQTRQAWPHEFTVIARFHLSQSECHMELEAHGNYSITSALHTYFQIGDIGKISVSGLGDTFIDKVNGGNTDVQQGDLVFTDRTDRIYTHPSSISRIQDPVLNRTIEVHHHHHSDVVAWNPGADLAKTISDMTEAGSRTFVCVETAKVTQPFVATTQAPARLATTIRINK; from the coding sequence ATGAACGACAGCATCTATTCGCTTCCTATCATCGACACTATTACCGCTCATATCAGTCAACGTCAGTTAGATCAGCTACCGCTGATCGTCGTCGAACACCCGAAAGTTCGTGCTGCCGTCGCCCTACAGGGGGCGCACCTGCTTAGCTGGCAACCCCAGGGCGAAGCGCCGGTACTGTGGATCAGCGAGAATACGCCATTTGAAGATGGCGTAGCTATTCGCGGCGGCGTCCCCATTTGTTTCCCTTGGTTTGGCCCGGTATCCCAGCCCAACCACGGTTTCGGCCGACTGTTGCCGTGGGAGTTCACCGCACACAGCGAGGATGAGCACGGCGTTACCCTCTCCTTCACATTGCGTGATACCGAGCAAACCCGGCAAGCTTGGCCGCATGAATTCACCGTGATAGCGCGTTTCCACTTGAGCCAGTCCGAATGTCATATGGAGTTGGAAGCACACGGCAATTACAGCATTACCAGCGCGCTGCATACCTATTTCCAGATTGGTGACATCGGCAAAATCAGTGTCAGTGGGCTGGGAGATACGTTCATCGACAAAGTGAATGGCGGTAATACTGATGTCCAACAGGGTGATTTGGTCTTTACGGATCGGACGGATCGTATTTATACACACCCCTCGTCCATTAGCCGCATTCAGGATCCGGTACTAAACCGCACCATTGAAGTGCATCACCACCACCATAGCGATGTCGTTGCCTGGAACCCAGGTGCTGATCTGGCGAAAACCATCAGCGATATGACCGAAGCGGGCAGCCGAACCTTCGTTTGCGTGGAAACCGCCAAAGTTACTCAGCCGTTTGTCGCCACGACCCAGGCCCCGGCCCGTCTGGCCACTACGATCCGTATCAATAAGTGA